The genomic stretch agtaaaccgataacataatattattgtgtttaatCAAACATTGCTCTACAactattatcatttttattttaatatattaaattagcATTAAGATCGAATCTAAAACTAGattaaattttcgaaaaacttgTAGTAGATCagtttagaaataattttattttgaccaAAAATTCCACAGAACTTTTTCAACTGAAACACTAAGTTTACATCTAGAACTATCGCAAAAGTTACTCCCACATACACAGAACTTAAGCTACCATGTTCGACTAGTACCAACTCAcacgaaaaaaaaaagtcaGCAGAATAGAACTCACCTTCCCGTTAGTTACCAAAAGAGCGTTGATTGGCGTCAACTTGATGGTGCGACCTTTCCGCCAGTTGTTGTCGTTGGGCTGGGTGAACAGCAGCTTACCCTCCATTGCGAACCTTATTAACAAGAGCAGAAAGTCCAGAATTGATTATCGATGTAACTAGGATTTTATCGTTTTATTTGTCGGTAAGGTTGTGTCAATTTGGTGGATAAGGTCGATTGGGCTTCGAGTCATTTGAGACTGACTTGGTTTGTGTTATAGGTGCGTGCATATTGCACATTGCGTCTCGTTGAGGGTTATGGTTTGTATACTATAAATTTCTAGCCCAATTTAGTAGCTATATATTATCATGTCACACAAAATATCATCATGACaaaattgtttaaacaatatCTGTACTACAAAAGTACACGatgagaattaaaaataaaatgccaaCCTCATTTTCTTAACTTTCATTTGTCACTTATCATTTTAAATTCTTacaaacttaacaataataaaattctccCCACTTCTAGACCTATTACAGCGACAGAACGCAACATCTAAAATTATTTCATCTCGAGTATAATTCGCTGTTGGCAACACTGCAATGTATTATGGCACATGACGTCACAACACAACATTTCATGTTCCCCAGTCGTGATAAATTCTACGCGAGCTAAAACATTAATTCCACTCGAGAATATTGCTGCTAAATAGGATAACTCGGCACTTGTCTAATTTTAATTAGCTTTCATTAGCTGCGTTTCGAGTTAATTTGTATTGaaggttgaaatatttagtaaaattgtCTGAAGCTTAGTAGCTACCTGTATTCTAAGGTTAATGTAATCCTGTGGTTTCAGGAAGACGTCTGTAAGATGTCAGTAGAACCTTACGTTTACCACTTCTTAAGTTATAAATTCAACTGATTTTCAAATGTTAGTCtctttctaattattttaagaGATTATATCCTCTATATCCGACCTAGTAAAGTTCATAATTCTATTTCAAAACAACGACAcgttatttaaatgtatacactataaatatttaaagcctCCACGATTTTTTGGTGAGATTATATTCTCTATATCCTTCCTAGTAAAGCACATAATTCAGATTAACACCGACACGTCATTTTATTTCATGCACTTACAATATTTAAAGCCACCACGATTTAGTACAACTATTTCTACAGCTAGCTATAACtcacaatattatgtattttcaatGTAACTATAAGCCAAACTATTCAGAAACTTACAATGCAAGAACTATTAAACAACGTTCAGCTGTTTCCAAGATGTGCGCAACAAAATTGCAAAAACGGTGGGTTTAGTTTAAATGAAGTCTAATGGCACCTGAAAGTGTTTCTCAATAAACTTCGCTCAGAATGGATTTACGTGATTTTTATATCGAAACcttactttaaaaatacattattttaaaaacgtcAATTTAAGCATCAGGCTGAGTGAACATACTGTGGacttttcactatttttaaCTGTATTAAACGTAGATAGAAATGAAAACTAATAATCTATAGCTATACATTAGAAACAATTTCATACTCTTGCTACTACAAAGCATGTTCATTTTGCTCGAtcttattttaagtattaactAGAAACTGTGGGTATCGATTTTTATCTTTCTATTCTGGTATTCgcgaaataaattaatattggttCCCAGAAAGTTACGTGCGTAGAGAAACATGAGTTAAATTTCAATGAGTATGTATGTGATTATGTTTTGCgtcagatttttatataaagtatgttataaaaatgcgtaataatttttaataattttaattctgtttCCTCGAAATCACTCAAAGATTACTTATCTTAATACTTTGAATgccgtaaaataaaataataaaatatattatgagtgtcataactttttaattgacatatatttcttagaaaatgaGATTTCTTAGAAAATGAGCTTCAGCAAGATGAAGCATAATTCATTTACGGCGATATCATTTTCAGTTTTCCAGGAACAGTTTTCCCGTGAATTTCCGAGATTGTGTGGGTATTGGTAAACATCCCTAGCCTACATAAATGATGGATTCATACACTGAAAACATTGATTGCTTTTTTGTTAGTCATTAAAAAGTGAAATCACATCGTTCATTTTGGGagaaatttgaatttgacaaCGAAAGTGTAACAACCAATCATGATACAAAAAAAGCGTTGTCATTTTGTTACCGGCGCTGtttgaacaataataatgaGAAAACATTGATTTTTAAAAGCATTCTTTCACTAACTAAAATGcttaaaaaatgtaggtaatgaaCGAGCATCAACAATTCTAGTCATTCTATTTATAgtccattaaaaatatatgacagtCTATAAAAAACCAAATCTATAGTTTtccaagttattattttaagtacaatTTTCTTAATCTACTTAAAACCGTGTTTTAAACCTTTTACACTTATAATTACATGTATTTGTGAAAGTCTTGAGCCGTAAAAAGCCCTTTTGAATAGCACTTGTAACTGTTAGTGCCACTAAAGCAACGATTATCAACTTTATGGTTCAAGTAATAAGAGGCAACGTATTTTGCATAGTAAAAATGTGAAGGGAAATGGTTATATTTAATAGTGCCATTAGGATATTGTCATCAAAACGTGGTAAATGCTGCTAATGTTATGCTCAATAACGCTTTCATAATAAAATCcaaaacaatgaactttatagACACACTTAAGTACAAATGCAAATACTGCACCTATTTGCTATACGAATGGTATGTGAGTCTATCAACTATCTTCATTAGTATCTACGTCTGTAACTTAGACCATTGGTAAGGAAACTGCGTCCCGCATTGGATCTGTAATGGTATCATTTGTACCATCCACCAATAGTACTAAATGTGCCAACGCTACAATTTGGCGAAACATCTCCAATTATACAAAGAGCTAAGGCTAATGTTTATCTTTATGAAAAAGATTTCCCTGGAAATATTTGACATTTGCTAAAACATTTCTAGATGCTTTCATTGTTACGTAATGTAAGTGGCAGTTCAAGAAAACGTTGGGCAATTTAAATCTCATAAAATATGGACGCGTAATCTCGACATTGTAATGACATCGTGTGATAGACGAAATTTTTAGGTGAAAAAGTCATTTTGCTAATATCTCTATTATTTGTGTCTTTGGAAATACGATTCAAAATCGCATCATTGTCTTGTCAGTTTGTTATGAAACATGCCACCCACCTGGCGTCATCATGATTCCAGTCCAGAACATCGACAGCCATTTTCCTCAACTTAATATCGGCCACATGTAAGTCATGCGCAGTTCTTCGTGCAGCTGCGAGTCGTCTCCACAGAGGTACGTCTCTCGCTGCAGCAGCTGCGGCCGCGGCAGCTGCGTTGATTTCTTCGAGTCTGCATTCCACGCAGCGTTGCGCAGACTTTACGTCTTCTCGTTCGGTGGCGCACGCGGCTGTGGCGCGATACAGCCGAGAGAGAAGGAGGGGATATTTTGTCACGCGTTGTACTGGCACCTGGAATTACcagaataaatgtatttatgaaaatttatgaatgagtaTAGGAAACAAAACTTTAATGGTAGAACGTTACTTTACCATGAGAAATGAGTTTAGATTCATTCTCCTCAAAACGGCGTTTTCCATCTGCGAGACGCGTAAGAATATCCTCAGAAGTTCCTTCTCCTTCTCGAGACCAGCCAGCAGAAGGGCAGCACCAGCTTGCTTTACGCAATACGACTGGAACGCTGTCAGCATGCCTGAACACTCCAGCAGGATTTTTCCAACGTTCACAGTCAAGAGATCCTGGAAAAGTGGAATAAAAATTAGACAGTTTTAAAATGAACAATTAAAAAGTGTATATATGTTTAATGCAATTGGCAATTGTGATTAAGTTTGAGCATACCTCATCGCCTTGTTCAATAGCTATTTCAAGTCCATCCCTTAACTTCTCAGAAAGGACTTGGTTATTCTCAATTAGCTCTTCGACATTCAAGAAAATAGCACTTAGTTGTTCTTGATTGAGCAGACCAGCCACCAGCATAGGTTTGTAAAACTCTTCAAGAATGATTTGTAAATCTCTGCCATACTTCTCTTCAGTTTCCACTATTTCTGTGATAATTTCCTTTCTTTCTGCCCTTTTCTTAGCACATTTTCGGCACACTAAGGGAGCGTATATTGCACCTGgaacattaacataaataaatattagggaCATtgcacattaaaattattaatttgtatgatAAATAGACCTTTACATACCTTGTTCTGTAATTTGTGTTTCCACAGCACTATCACAATCTTCACAAAGATGTATAGGCGTATCTTTGTCACTAATTATATTGCACGGAGACGTTTTACCTTGAAGTCTACTTCTTGAAGACTTACTCGTCTCCGAACCAACGCCAGAATCGTTCCTTTCGATTTCTGCGGACGTTTTCTTGCACACGAGGGCTTTTTCTAACGTCTCATGGTTGATGATAAGCGAATTATCTTCACTTGAATCTGATGCGTTAGATAACTGGCTGGTGTTACTACTTAGATGTGTGTCAATTATttcactattatttattttgtcttttgaTTCCTCAATCATATTCGAAGACTCATTATGAGTAGCGTAACTAGTTATGTATGTTTCCTCATCATCAATACCTCTCTCCTTAGCATCCACCAAGTAAGATAAAATATCGTACTTCGATGCTCCTTCAAATATTGAACGTGATCCACTTCGTTTCTCGTCATCTAGTATCATTAGAGAATTTGGAGGCGGGTTTACGGGCAATGGCGGTGGCATATCTCCAATCTCTTCGTATATAGGATCACTGTTCAAACGAATCGATTCGTAATGATGGTCATCGTCGGTATTATTGGATATTTCAATATCACACAACGCGGCGTCGACCAACATTTGATAaaatttcgatctcgttgaatTCGTATCGTCTTCAGTAGACAACTCACTCGCTGAAGCATTATAGCAGTCTGACATTGGCTCGAGATCAGAAAAAACTCCCATAGCACCGCTCTCGTACTCCATACTTTCATAGGGAGCAGAGCAGCTATTATCTTCATTCTCTTGGCAGACGGAAGAGTCgatcatattttgtttattcgaCGCATCGTCTTTGGCACTATTCTCATTCTTTGGTTTCACTTCTTCTTTCTTCTCTCCTTCCTTCGCACTCTCTTCTTTCAAATTCTTTAATGAACTTTCTATAAGCTTTTCTATAGTCATTTCACTGCTGTCTGTCCCTTCTGAGTTCTTAGTTTCTTGGAGTTTTATTAAAGAGTTCTCTATTAATTTTTTAACCAGATCTGAATCCAAACCTTCGGCAAGATGAGCAAAGAAAGGATCATCAAAAAGTTTTGTGACAAAATTACCGTTATTTGGCTCAATTGTTTGTTGGCAATCAGAATAATTTTTATCGTCTTGTTTACCACAGACGTGTGGAATCAAATTTCTTCTAACAGCTTCGACGGGGTCGTTAAGAATTGAAGATAGATCATTTGATGTGTTCTGATCTCTAGAGCTGTACGAgccatctttatttttatcagcGTAATATTCTTCGTACGTGTTCGCTTCTAAATTCTTTTCAGGTTGTTGGGAAAGTACAGCACCTATGTAAATTTGACTTTTAGATTTCTTTACTTCTTTTTGTGGAGTTCCAACACTAATTGTAACGGTGGTTCCAGTTTGATAGGTATTACACGTATTTCCATACTCATCATTGACAACAACTGAAGACAAATAAATGGGTGTATCACTGCTCACATTCATAGTTGAATAGCACTCGTTTCCATTTATTTGAATGGAGGTCTTTCTGGGTTCATTTTCTGATGATCGCAGTATGCCTGAAGCAGTTTTCGGTTCATCGGTATCAGAATCAAATTGTTTTACACGTAGAATAGTTTTTTGCTCGTAATCATTAGCATCTGACCATTCGTCACTGGTGGAGCTTGAGGAGTTGTTACGAACAAAGCGTGTTTTGACGTAGTTATGCTTCTTTGATTTAGTTCGTTCCTTTGACTTGAGCCGAGGTGGCGGTTCAGGTGACTCCGATATTCCTCGACGTAAATTAGTCAAAATAGTTCTTGTTATTTCGCTGCTGTCGCTGAGATTTCCAATATCAATGTTGTCATTGTAATGATTGTTCAACGTTGGCATAGTAACTTCTTCATTCGCCTCTGGTTGACTAAAAACGTATTGATTTGTGCTGCACATTTCGTTTTCTACTACGGATGTTAGGAACACTTGGCTTGTGTGTCCATGTTTACTTCTTGGTCGCAATGCCATCGTATCTAAGAACTTCGGTGGATCTATTGATATAGTCGATGGGATACGTTCAGATTCTGATCGACGTAGTGCAGGTATTCTGGGAATGTTGTTATctggaaacaaaaaataaactttaacatcATCACATACGTCACTTACATtcacattaacaaaatataaaatcttaccttctttatttacattattaacaaCTTCAACACTGATCGCTTCTGGTTTAGATACCGTAGCTGTAATTGTCTCTGTAGTGTCTTCGACCGCGGTgtcgattatattattttccagCTGCACATTGTCAAATTTTTCATCACCATTTGTTGTTATAGTTTGGGTTATCAACTCTGTCAATTTTTCACAAGATTCATCCAAACTACGGCTTACAATGTCTCCTTCGGCTACCACATCTTCTTCAGTATCTATGCTAGAGCTCAAAACTTCGGCGGGAACTTCTTTCGAGGTAACCGGTTCAAGGTTAAGTTCAGCAGTATAGATTTCTGTGGTTTCTTCCTTTTCAACCAGAAATTGGACACGCTTTCTACCCAGTATATTTTGAGGATTAATAGACACCTTATCTTTAGGTTTTGGTAGATAAAACAGAGACGAGTTTACTCTTTTATTCTCCATCTCATTTGATGATTCAGATTTTGTAGTCGATTCAATGGTATCGTAATTTCTTGGCTTTTTCAGAATAGATTTTATAGTATCAGTATTGTGATTCTTAAGCTTAGAGTTACGTGAGTAACTGTCAAGTTTTCTGTTAGTTCTTTCCGTCAATCTCTGATTATCACTCTCACTGTCATCATCAGTTTTATTATTCCTCATTCGTCTCGGTGGTCGCTTCGGGGAGACACTTTTTTGTTTTGCACGGTTTGATGTAGGGatacttaatattttcttactcGAACTCTTACTAATAGACactgttttcttattttcatttttaatatttggcaATGACAAAGTCGGGGATGTGTCTTGAGATTTTAATTCATAGGATTTGAGATCATAATCAACGGGATCATATACTGAGGCGTCATCTATTTTACTCGATTTAGACTCGTCAGAGATTCTTATTCTTTGACCACCAATGGCTTTTACATTGGAATCTGATTTAGACTTGCCTGAAGAGCTCAAGTTTTTACTTTTCATGGATTCTTGGAAAACGTGTCCAAAATCATCGTCAAACTCAATTTCTACTAATGATTTTGAATTACCGTTTGATTTTACCAAGTCATAAGGATTGATGTCACAAGACAATATTGACTTCTTGGAGTCAGTACTTGTGTTGGCATCTTCTTCAACCCATATCTCATTTACTCGACTAACAGATTTACTTCGATTCTTACGAAGTGTCTCTGGGCTGGTTGGTTTCTTAGTTTTCACTCTACAAGGGCTTATACTTTTGGCCCGCAACCGCGTTGTTGAAAACTGGCTTCCTATACGAGCTTCATGTGGAGGTGCCAATCTGTTTCTTCTCATCAAATCATATGGATCGGTATCTCCATTAGACTTAAGTATTGTCGGTCGTGACTTCGATCCTTGTACTCTTACTGTCCCAGCTCTCAGCAAGCCAGAGTCACGACTGACTTGAGGACCTCTAACCGTGCCCCCGACCAACAACTGTGGGCTATCAGCTATAGTTAATGGCAAACGAGATCCCTTGCATTTCTTACAAATACTGACTTTGGTTGAGCTGGTTTTCTTTGTACCGTTCAGGTACTCAGGACAGGAACATAGTATGACAGCATAGTTGTGTGGTGTAGGTTTTTGAGGTGTGCTTATAAGGACAGGACCAGAGACTTCTGGGTAAGCAGAGAAGACGCTGGGTCGTATAGGTGGGGTTTGGGTCCTTACGGACCCATAAAGCCAGGTCTCAGCATACTTCATTGATTTAGATAGCGCTGAACCTCCTGGCCCACTGATAGTTCCGTACATGTACGGGCTTTCTGGAGATTTTTCTGATGTCTTGGAGCTTCCTGATGTGTTCAACTTCAGCTTCGATGACCATTTCTTCGGCCGCGTGTTTTCTGTCGTGTCATATATCTGTAACAACAAGAAGACAGCATCGTTAgacaaatgaatttattactCAACATAGAAATAATCACATTTATATCCACTTAAGAGATTTCTATACCACTTATCTGACAGGAATTGGTACAAGAGCgcaatcaaaacaaaatgagATATATCTACACCGGTGTACCATAAAATACTTGAATGAGAATAGAACTGGAAATAGACGAACACAATGGAAACAAAATGTCAAGTCCCACTCCACGAACGGGCCTACGAATAATTGTTATAGTAGCTTGTTCAAAACGATGTTTTACAACGAAACCATTCAAATGTAGGTCCAGTAAATgtgaatgaataataaataatacaaatagatTAGCTACGGCCATTTCATAGTCATTTGTTCATTTTGTATTCGAGTATTGAAAGGCTATTTTTGaatgatttgtttttgattatttgtggattgtatatgtatgagtattttaatataaggaTTATCATAATTTAACTCTCTATAAAGCTGTAATTTGAAGTTCAGAAAATCGCTTGTTACATTTTTgtctacgtattttttttaagtcgtgaaataaacaaataatatgacCTTTATTTTCGTAAAACATTCCCCAATAAAATATCACTAGTTCTATTTATTCAATCCCGATTATCTATAGGCTTAACAAAATCCACTAGCTCAGTAAGCACGTTCACAAAACTTGGGCTCATAAATATTGTCTTCATCCAAAGGCATTTTGTTTACTAACTCGACAAAGCTGAGAGCTTTTTCATGCAAATATTTTTAGCCTATTTACGTAGTCGAATCGAT from Spodoptera frugiperda isolate SF20-4 chromosome 4, AGI-APGP_CSIRO_Sfru_2.0, whole genome shotgun sequence encodes the following:
- the LOC118272345 gene encoding uncharacterized protein LOC118272345 isoform X1: MAAVSAAMFRPGGGLDPSCYATQRIYDTTENTRPKKWSSKLKLNTSGSSKTSEKSPESPYMYGTISGPGGSALSKSMKYAETWLYGSVRTQTPPIRPSVFSAYPEVSGPVLISTPQKPTPHNYAVILCSCPEYLNGTKKTSSTKVSICKKCKGSRLPLTIADSPQLLVGGTVRGPQVSRDSGLLRAGTVRVQGSKSRPTILKSNGDTDPYDLMRRNRLAPPHEARIGSQFSTTRLRAKSISPCRVKTKKPTSPETLRKNRSKSVSRVNEIWVEEDANTSTDSKKSILSCDINPYDLVKSNGNSKSLVEIEFDDDFGHVFQESMKSKNLSSSGKSKSDSNVKAIGGQRIRISDESKSSKIDDASVYDPVDYDLKSYELKSQDTSPTLSLPNIKNENKKTVSISKSSSKKILSIPTSNRAKQKSVSPKRPPRRMRNNKTDDDSESDNQRLTERTNRKLDSYSRNSKLKNHNTDTIKSILKKPRNYDTIESTTKSESSNEMENKRVNSSLFYLPKPKDKVSINPQNILGRKRVQFLVEKEETTEIYTAELNLEPVTSKEVPAEVLSSSIDTEEDVVAEGDIVSRSLDESCEKLTELITQTITTNGDEKFDNVQLENNIIDTAVEDTTETITATVSKPEAISVEVVNNVNKEGKILYFVNVNVSDVCDDVKVYFLFPDNNIPRIPALRRSESERIPSTISIDPPKFLDTMALRPRSKHGHTSQVFLTSVVENEMCSTNQYVFSQPEANEEVTMPTLNNHYNDNIDIGNLSDSSEITRTILTNLRRGISESPEPPPRLKSKERTKSKKHNYVKTRFVRNNSSSSTSDEWSDANDYEQKTILRVKQFDSDTDEPKTASGILRSSENEPRKTSIQINGNECYSTMNVSSDTPIYLSSVVVNDEYGNTCNTYQTGTTVTISVGTPQKEVKKSKSQIYIGAVLSQQPEKNLEANTYEEYYADKNKDGSYSSRDQNTSNDLSSILNDPVEAVRRNLIPHVCGKQDDKNYSDCQQTIEPNNGNFVTKLFDDPFFAHLAEGLDSDLVKKLIENSLIKLQETKNSEGTDSSEMTIEKLIESSLKNLKEESAKEGEKKEEVKPKNENSAKDDASNKQNMIDSSVCQENEDNSCSAPYESMEYESGAMGVFSDLEPMSDCYNASASELSTEDDTNSTRSKFYQMLVDAALCDIEISNNTDDDHHYESIRLNSDPIYEEIGDMPPPLPVNPPPNSLMILDDEKRSGSRSIFEGASKYDILSYLVDAKERGIDDEETYITSYATHNESSNMIEESKDKINNSEIIDTHLSSNTSQLSNASDSSEDNSLIINHETLEKALVCKKTSAEIERNDSGVGSETSKSSRSRLQGKTSPCNIISDKDTPIHLCEDCDSAVETQITEQGAIYAPLVCRKCAKKRAERKEIITEIVETEEKYGRDLQIILEEFYKPMLVAGLLNQEQLSAIFLNVEELIENNQVLSEKLRDGLEIAIEQGDEDLLTVNVGKILLECSGMLTAFQSYCVKQAGAALLLAGLEKEKELLRIFLRVSQMENAVLRRMNLNSFLMVPVQRVTKYPLLLSRLYRATAACATEREDVKSAQRCVECRLEEINAAAAAAAAAARDVPLWRRLAAARRTAHDLHVADIKLRKMAVDVLDWNHDDARFAMEGKLLFTQPNDNNWRKGRTIKLTPINALLVTNGKPTITHKTNEIRETREARDREAREKEGEALFARSGVREAALLLVREKAGRYTLQREPLFLDRCVVAADHEPEHFFEVHEITTKDSYIFKAEENSRTRTWYRQLQYHAQGAGAWRKRRNALANIMINPMLTRN
- the LOC118272345 gene encoding uncharacterized protein LOC118272345 isoform X2 gives rise to the protein MAAVSAAMFRPGGGLDPSCYATQRIYDTTENTRPKKWSSKLKLNTSGSSKTSEKSPESPYMYGTISGPGGSALSKSMKYAETWLYGSVRTQTPPIRPSVFSAYPEVSGPVLISTPQKPTPHNYAVILCSCPEYLNGTKKTSSTKVSICKKCKGSRLPLTIADSPQLLVGGTVRGPQVSRDSGLLRAGTVRVQGSKSRPTILKSNGDTDPYDLMRRNRLAPPHEARIGSQFSTTRLRAKSISPCRVKTKKPTSPETLRKNRSKSVSRVNEIWVEEDANTSTDSKKSILSCDINPYDLVKSNGNSKSLVEIEFDDDFGHVFQESMKSKNLSSSGKSKSDSNVKAIGGQRIRISDESKSSKIDDASVYDPVDYDLKSYELKSQDTSPTLSLPNIKNENKKTVSISKSSSKKILSIPTSNRAKQKSVSPKRPPRRMRNNKTDDDSESDNQRLTERTNRKLDSYSRNSKLKNHNTDTIKSILKKPRNYDTIESTTKSESSNEMENKRVNSSLFYLPKPKDKVSINPQNILGRKRVQFLVEKEETTEIYTAELNLEPVTSKEVPAEVLSSSIDTEEDVVAEGDIVSRSLDESCEKLTELITQTITTNGDEKFDNVQLENNIIDTAVEDTTETITATVSKPEAISVEVVNNVNKEDNNIPRIPALRRSESERIPSTISIDPPKFLDTMALRPRSKHGHTSQVFLTSVVENEMCSTNQYVFSQPEANEEVTMPTLNNHYNDNIDIGNLSDSSEITRTILTNLRRGISESPEPPPRLKSKERTKSKKHNYVKTRFVRNNSSSSTSDEWSDANDYEQKTILRVKQFDSDTDEPKTASGILRSSENEPRKTSIQINGNECYSTMNVSSDTPIYLSSVVVNDEYGNTCNTYQTGTTVTISVGTPQKEVKKSKSQIYIGAVLSQQPEKNLEANTYEEYYADKNKDGSYSSRDQNTSNDLSSILNDPVEAVRRNLIPHVCGKQDDKNYSDCQQTIEPNNGNFVTKLFDDPFFAHLAEGLDSDLVKKLIENSLIKLQETKNSEGTDSSEMTIEKLIESSLKNLKEESAKEGEKKEEVKPKNENSAKDDASNKQNMIDSSVCQENEDNSCSAPYESMEYESGAMGVFSDLEPMSDCYNASASELSTEDDTNSTRSKFYQMLVDAALCDIEISNNTDDDHHYESIRLNSDPIYEEIGDMPPPLPVNPPPNSLMILDDEKRSGSRSIFEGASKYDILSYLVDAKERGIDDEETYITSYATHNESSNMIEESKDKINNSEIIDTHLSSNTSQLSNASDSSEDNSLIINHETLEKALVCKKTSAEIERNDSGVGSETSKSSRSRLQGKTSPCNIISDKDTPIHLCEDCDSAVETQITEQGAIYAPLVCRKCAKKRAERKEIITEIVETEEKYGRDLQIILEEFYKPMLVAGLLNQEQLSAIFLNVEELIENNQVLSEKLRDGLEIAIEQGDEDLLTVNVGKILLECSGMLTAFQSYCVKQAGAALLLAGLEKEKELLRIFLRVSQMENAVLRRMNLNSFLMVPVQRVTKYPLLLSRLYRATAACATEREDVKSAQRCVECRLEEINAAAAAAAAAARDVPLWRRLAAARRTAHDLHVADIKLRKMAVDVLDWNHDDARFAMEGKLLFTQPNDNNWRKGRTIKLTPINALLVTNGKPTITHKTNEIRETREARDREAREKEGEALFARSGVREAALLLVREKAGRYTLQREPLFLDRCVVAADHEPEHFFEVHEITTKDSYIFKAEENSRTRTWYRQLQYHAQGAGAWRKRRNALANIMINPMLTRN